The candidate division WOR-3 bacterium genomic interval GGGATTCGGGCTTCGAGTCTCGTCATTTGCCCTCATGCTGATCCGCACCGAAGACCTCGGCAAGTCCTATGGTACCGGCTCCATCGAGGTCCACGCTCTCAGCAACGTTACGCTTCAGATCGAGAAGGGCGAGTACGTCGCCCTGATGGGTCCGTCCGGTTCGGGCAAATCCACGCTGATGCATCTCCTCGGCTGCCTCGACACGCCGACATCGGGCCGCTACCTGTTCAACGACCGCGACATTTCGACACTTGACGACACCGAGCTCGCCCACCTGCGAAACCGGGAGATCGGGTTCGTCTTCCAGTCCTTCAACCTCCTGCCGCGCCTCTCGGCCCAGGCGAACGTCCAGCTCCCGATGGTCTACGCCGGCGTCCCGATCCGCGAACGCGCTAGCCGCGCGGCCGAACTGCTCGCAATGGTCGGTTTGAAAGACCGGATGGCCCACAAGCCCAGCGAACTATCCGGCGGCGAAACGCAACGCGTCGCCATCGCGCGCGCCTTCGCCAACCGTCCCTCGATCGTGCTTGCCGACGAACCGACCGGCAACCTCGACTCGAAGACCG includes:
- a CDS encoding ABC transporter ATP-binding protein, which encodes MLIRTEDLGKSYGTGSIEVHALSNVTLQIEKGEYVALMGPSGSGKSTLMHLLGCLDTPTSGRYLFNDRDISTLDDTELAHLRNREIGFVFQSFNLLPRLSAQANVQLPMVYAGVPIRERASRAAELLAMVGLKDRMAHKPSELSGGETQRVAIARAFANRPSIVLADEPTGNLDSKTGVEIMRLFGSLAEQGNTIILVTHDQTVAGHARRVVRLIDGRIAD